One window of Kosakonia cowanii JCM 10956 = DSM 18146 genomic DNA carries:
- the pyrG gene encoding glutamine hydrolyzing CTP synthase: protein MTTNYIFVTGGVVSSLGKGIAAASLAAILEARGLKVTMMKLDPYINVDPGTMSPIQHGEVFVTEDGAETDLDLGHYERFIRTKMTRRNNFTTGRIYSEVLRKERRGDYLGATVQVIPHITNAIKERIIAGGEGHDVALVEIGGTVGDIESLPFLEAIRQMAVEVGRERTLYMHLTLVPYMAASGEVKTKPTQHSVKELLSIGIQPDILICRSDRAVPANERAKIALFCNVPEKAVISLKDVDSIYKIPGLLKSQGLDDYICKRFSLDCPEANLAEWEQVIYQEANPSGEVTIGMVGKYIELPDAYKSVIEALKHGGLKNRVTVNIKLIDSQDVETRGVEILKGLDAILIPGGFGYRGVEGKIATARFARENNIPYLGICLGMQVALIEYARHVVGMENANSTEFVPDCKYPVVALITEWRDEEGNVEQRSEKSDLGGTMRLGAQQCQLSDESLVRQLYGSETIVERHRHRYEVNNMLLKQIEAAGLRVAGRSGDDQLVEIIEVPNHPWFVACQFHPEFTSTPRDGHPLFAGFVKAASEYQKRQAK from the coding sequence ATGACAACGAACTATATTTTTGTGACCGGCGGGGTCGTATCCTCTCTGGGTAAAGGCATTGCCGCAGCCTCCCTGGCAGCTATTCTTGAAGCCCGTGGCCTCAAGGTCACCATGATGAAACTGGATCCGTACATCAACGTCGATCCGGGCACAATGAGCCCTATCCAGCATGGTGAAGTGTTCGTTACCGAAGATGGCGCAGAAACCGATCTTGATTTGGGTCACTACGAGCGTTTCATCCGCACCAAGATGACCCGTCGCAACAACTTCACCACCGGCCGTATCTACTCCGAGGTGCTGCGTAAAGAGCGCCGCGGCGACTATCTCGGTGCGACCGTGCAGGTTATCCCCCATATCACCAACGCCATCAAAGAGCGCATTATTGCCGGCGGCGAAGGCCACGACGTTGCGCTGGTTGAGATCGGCGGTACCGTGGGTGATATCGAATCCCTGCCATTCCTCGAAGCGATCCGCCAGATGGCGGTAGAAGTGGGCCGCGAGCGCACCCTCTACATGCATCTGACGCTGGTGCCATATATGGCCGCTTCCGGTGAAGTGAAAACCAAGCCGACTCAGCACTCTGTGAAAGAGCTGCTCTCCATCGGTATTCAGCCAGATATCCTGATTTGCCGCTCCGATCGCGCCGTTCCGGCCAACGAAAGAGCCAAAATTGCTTTGTTCTGTAACGTTCCAGAAAAAGCAGTGATTTCTCTGAAAGATGTCGATTCCATTTATAAAATCCCGGGCCTGTTGAAATCTCAGGGGCTGGACGATTATATTTGTAAACGATTCAGCTTAGACTGCCCGGAAGCGAATCTCGCCGAATGGGAGCAGGTGATCTACCAGGAAGCGAATCCGTCAGGTGAAGTCACGATTGGTATGGTCGGCAAGTACATTGAGTTACCGGATGCCTATAAATCGGTGATTGAAGCGCTGAAACATGGTGGTCTGAAAAACCGCGTAACCGTCAACATCAAGCTGATTGATTCGCAGGATGTTGAGACGCGCGGCGTTGAGATCCTCAAAGGCCTCGATGCCATTCTGATCCCGGGCGGCTTCGGCTACCGCGGCGTAGAAGGCAAGATCGCCACCGCGCGTTTTGCGCGTGAAAACAATATTCCTTACCTCGGCATCTGCCTGGGTATGCAGGTTGCGTTGATTGAGTATGCGCGCCACGTTGTCGGGATGGAGAACGCCAACTCCACGGAATTTGTGCCAGACTGTAAGTACCCGGTTGTGGCGCTGATCACCGAGTGGCGTGACGAAGAGGGCAACGTTGAGCAGCGTTCTGAGAAGAGCGATCTCGGCGGCACCATGCGCCTTGGCGCGCAGCAGTGCCAGCTTAGCGATGAGAGCCTGGTTCGCCAGCTGTATGGCTCAGAAACGATTGTTGAGCGCCATCGCCATCGCTACGAAGTCAACAATATGCTGTTGAAACAGATTGAAGCTGCGGGCCTGCGCGTTGCGGGCCGTTCCGGGGATGATCAGTTGGTCGAGATCATCGAAGTGCCGAACCATCCGTGGTTTGTTGCTTGCCAGTTCCACCCGGAGTTTACTTCTACGCCGCGTGACGGACATCCGCTGTTTGCCGGCTTTGTGAAAGCTGCCAGCGAGTATCAAAAGCGCCAGGCGAAGTAA
- the mazG gene encoding nucleoside triphosphate pyrophosphohydrolase — translation MTQIERLLGIMQRLRDPQTGCPWDKEQTYATIAPYTLEETYEVLDAISREDFDDLRGELGDLLFQVVFYAQMAQEEGRFDFNDICAAISDKLERRHPHIFGDAQAGNSAEVLERWEQIKTAERAEKAQHSALDDIPHSLPALMRAHKIQKRCSTVGFDWTTIGPVLDKVYEEIDEVMDEAKQAVVDQARVEEEMGDLLFATVNLSRHLGVKAEVALQKANLKFERRFREVERLVQERGLEMTGVDLETMETIWQQVKRQEHDL, via the coding sequence ATGACACAAATCGAACGTCTGCTCGGGATCATGCAACGGCTGCGCGACCCGCAAACCGGCTGCCCGTGGGACAAAGAGCAGACTTACGCCACCATCGCGCCCTATACGCTGGAAGAGACTTACGAAGTGCTGGACGCCATTTCGCGCGAAGACTTCGACGATCTGCGCGGCGAGTTGGGCGATCTGCTCTTCCAGGTGGTCTTCTACGCGCAGATGGCGCAGGAAGAGGGGCGTTTTGATTTCAACGATATTTGTGCTGCCATCAGCGACAAGCTGGAGCGCCGCCATCCGCATATCTTTGGCGACGCGCAGGCGGGCAATAGTGCCGAAGTGCTTGAGCGTTGGGAGCAGATCAAAACCGCCGAGCGTGCAGAGAAAGCGCAGCACTCGGCGCTGGATGATATTCCTCACAGCCTGCCGGCACTGATGCGCGCCCACAAAATCCAGAAGCGCTGCTCAACCGTTGGCTTTGACTGGACCACCATCGGCCCGGTGCTCGACAAAGTGTATGAAGAGATCGACGAAGTGATGGACGAAGCCAAACAGGCGGTTGTCGACCAGGCGCGCGTGGAAGAGGAGATGGGCGATCTGCTCTTTGCCACTGTTAATCTCTCTCGTCACCTGGGCGTTAAAGCGGAAGTGGCGCTGCAAAAAGCGAACCTCAAATTTGAGCGCCGCTTTCGCGAAGTCGAACGGCTGGTTCAGGAGCGCGGCCTGGAAATGACCGGCGTAGATCTGGAAACAATGGAAACTATCTGGCAGCAGGTAAAGCGGCAGGAACATGATCTTTAA
- the rlmD gene encoding 23S rRNA (uracil(1939)-C(5))-methyltransferase RlmD encodes MAQFYSAKRRVTTRQKITVTVNDLDPFGQGVARHNGKALFIPGLLPAETAEIILKEDKRQFARGEVSRRLSDSPERVAPRCPHFGVCGGCQQQHASIELQQRSKRAALARLIKQEVDDVIAGKPWGYRRRARLSLSWQPKAQRLEMGFRKAGDSDIVNVTQCPVLVPRLEALLTPLRDCLAELSGARQLGHVELVEADNGPLMVLRHTAPLNAADRAKLERFSHSHHLALYLAPQSDIVEQITGQTPCYASDGLPLHFSPRDFIQVNDGVNQQMVARALEWLAVQPQDRILDLFCGMGNFTLPLAKRAAEVVGVEGVAELVAKGQENAQQNGLHNVTFFHENLEEDVTKQPWASRGFDKVLLDPARAGAAGVMQHIIKLSPGRVVYVSCNPATLARDSEALLSAGYQIERLAMLDMFPHTGHLESMVLFVKHK; translated from the coding sequence ATGGCGCAATTCTACTCTGCAAAACGACGAGTGACGACTCGTCAAAAAATAACCGTAACAGTAAACGACCTTGACCCGTTTGGGCAGGGGGTGGCGCGTCATAATGGTAAAGCGCTGTTTATTCCCGGTTTGTTACCCGCAGAGACGGCGGAAATTATCCTTAAAGAGGATAAACGCCAGTTTGCCCGCGGCGAAGTGAGCCGCCGCCTGAGCGACAGCCCGGAGCGCGTAGCGCCGCGCTGCCCGCACTTTGGCGTCTGCGGCGGCTGTCAGCAGCAGCATGCGAGCATTGAGCTGCAACAGCGCAGCAAACGCGCCGCGCTGGCACGCCTGATAAAGCAGGAGGTCGACGATGTGATCGCCGGTAAGCCGTGGGGATATCGCCGCCGCGCGCGCTTAAGCCTGAGCTGGCAGCCGAAAGCGCAGCGTCTGGAGATGGGTTTTCGCAAAGCGGGCGACAGCGATATCGTCAATGTCACACAATGCCCGGTGCTGGTGCCCCGTCTTGAAGCACTGCTTACGCCGCTGCGCGACTGCCTGGCGGAATTAAGCGGTGCTCGCCAGTTGGGGCATGTCGAACTGGTTGAGGCGGATAATGGCCCGCTGATGGTGCTGCGTCACACCGCACCGTTAAACGCCGCCGACAGAGCAAAACTGGAACGCTTTTCGCATTCCCATCATCTGGCGCTTTATCTCGCGCCGCAAAGCGATATTGTTGAGCAGATCACTGGTCAGACTCCCTGCTACGCTTCTGACGGGCTACCCTTACACTTCAGCCCGCGGGATTTTATCCAGGTCAATGATGGCGTAAATCAGCAGATGGTCGCCCGTGCGCTGGAGTGGCTCGCTGTGCAGCCGCAGGACCGCATTCTCGATCTCTTTTGTGGGATGGGAAATTTCACGCTGCCGCTGGCGAAACGCGCGGCGGAAGTGGTTGGCGTGGAGGGCGTTGCCGAGCTGGTAGCGAAAGGGCAGGAGAACGCGCAACAGAATGGTTTGCACAATGTGACATTCTTTCACGAAAATCTGGAGGAAGATGTTACAAAACAGCCGTGGGCGAGCCGTGGGTTTGACAAAGTTTTACTCGACCCTGCGCGCGCGGGGGCGGCAGGTGTGATGCAGCATATTATAAAATTGTCGCCGGGCCGGGTGGTCTACGTCTCCTGTAATCCCGCCACGCTTGCACGCGACAGTGAAGCGCTGCTGAGTGCGGGATACCAGATTGAGCGGCTGGCGATGCTGGACATGTTCCCGCACACTGGTCACCTGGAATCGATGGTGTTGTTTGTGAAACACAAATGA
- the barA gene encoding two-component sensor histidine kinase BarA, which translates to MTNYSLRARMMILILAPTVLIGVLLSVFFVVHRYNDLQRQLEDAGASIIEPLAVSSEYSMTLQDKDAIGQLISVLHRRHSDIVRAISIYDNKNALFVSSNLQLEGDSLKLPAHQPFPRKLSVTRRGDVMILRTPILTEGFAPANSSLPADKITGNLLGYVALELDLKSVRLQQYKEIFISSLMILFCIGIALIFGWRLMRDVTSPIRNMVNTVDRIRRGQLDSRVEGFMLGELDMLKNGINSMAMSLAAYHEEMQHNIDQSTSDLRETLEQMEIQNVELDLAKKRAQEAARIKSEFLANMSHELRTPLNGVIGFTRLTLKSELNPTQRDHLLTIERSANNLLAIINDVLDFSKLEAGKLILESIPFPLRSTLDEVVTLAHSAHDKGLELTLSIKNDVPDNVIGDPLRLQQVITNLVGNAIKFTENGNIDVVVEKRAISNNKVQVEMQIRDTGIGIPERDQSRLFQAFRQADASISRRHGGTGLGLVITQRLVNEMGGDISFHSQPNRGSTFWFHINLDLNPNAISEMQPTRCLVGKRLAYVEPNATAAQCTLDVLSETPLEVIYSPSFSALPQAHYDMLLMAIPVTVREPLSMQHDRLARAAAMTDYLLLALPCHAQVDAESLKQDGAAACLLKPLTSTRLLPALTEYCRITRLAELPAPDETKLPMSVMAVDDNPANLKLIGALLEDQVQQVELCESGQQALERAKQMQFDLVLMDIQMPEMDGIRACELIRQLPHQQQTPVVAVTAHAMAGQKEKLLSAGMNDYLAKPIEEEKLRNLLLRYKPGHSVGPWLTPLEPEAEQTPPVITVDDETTLDWQLALRQAAGKSDLARDMLHMLVEFLPEIRNMVEEQLVGEAPSGLAEGIHKLHGSCGYSGVPRLKKLCHLLEHQLRSGVAAEDLEPELLELLDEMDNVAREAHRLIG; encoded by the coding sequence ATGACCAACTACAGCTTGCGCGCACGCATGATGATTCTGATTCTGGCGCCCACCGTACTTATCGGTGTGCTGCTCAGCGTCTTTTTTGTCGTCCATCGCTATAACGATTTGCAGCGTCAACTGGAAGACGCCGGTGCCAGCATTATTGAGCCGCTGGCGGTCTCCAGCGAATACAGCATGACGTTGCAGGATAAAGACGCCATCGGCCAGCTGATTAGCGTCCTGCACCGCCGCCACTCCGATATCGTGCGGGCCATCTCGATCTACGACAATAAGAACGCGCTCTTCGTCTCGTCGAACCTGCAACTGGAGGGCGACTCCCTCAAGCTGCCCGCCCATCAGCCCTTCCCGCGCAAGCTGAGCGTCACCCGGCGCGGCGATGTGATGATCCTGCGCACGCCGATCCTTACCGAAGGGTTTGCGCCCGCCAACTCCTCGCTGCCGGCAGATAAGATCACCGGCAATCTGCTCGGCTATGTGGCGCTGGAGCTGGATCTCAAATCGGTGCGTTTGCAGCAGTACAAAGAGATCTTTATCTCCAGCCTGATGATCCTCTTCTGTATCGGCATCGCGCTCATTTTTGGCTGGCGGCTAATGCGCGATGTCACCAGCCCAATACGTAATATGGTCAACACCGTCGACCGCATTCGCCGCGGCCAGCTCGATAGCCGCGTCGAAGGCTTTATGCTCGGCGAGCTGGATATGTTGAAAAACGGCATTAACTCGATGGCGATGTCGCTGGCTGCCTATCACGAAGAGATGCAGCACAATATCGACCAGTCCACCTCCGACCTGCGTGAAACGCTGGAGCAGATGGAGATCCAGAACGTTGAACTGGATCTGGCGAAAAAGCGCGCCCAGGAAGCGGCGCGCATCAAATCCGAGTTTCTCGCCAATATGTCCCACGAGCTGCGGACGCCGCTTAATGGCGTGATTGGCTTTACCCGCCTGACGCTGAAATCGGAACTGAATCCTACCCAGCGCGACCATCTGCTGACCATTGAGCGCTCAGCCAATAACCTGCTGGCGATCATCAATGACGTGCTCGACTTCTCCAAGCTGGAAGCGGGCAAGCTGATTCTGGAAAGCATCCCCTTCCCGCTGCGCAGCACGCTGGATGAGGTGGTGACGCTGGCGCACTCGGCCCACGATAAGGGGCTGGAGCTGACGCTGAGCATCAAAAACGATGTGCCGGATAACGTCATCGGCGATCCGCTGCGCCTGCAGCAGGTGATCACCAATCTGGTCGGCAATGCGATCAAGTTTACGGAAAACGGCAATATCGACGTGGTGGTGGAGAAGCGCGCCATCAGCAATAACAAAGTGCAGGTGGAAATGCAGATCCGCGATACCGGCATCGGCATTCCCGAGCGCGACCAGTCGCGGCTCTTCCAGGCGTTTCGTCAGGCGGACGCCAGCATTTCGCGTCGCCACGGCGGCACCGGGCTGGGGCTGGTGATCACCCAGCGGCTGGTCAATGAGATGGGCGGCGATATCTCTTTCCACAGCCAGCCCAATCGCGGCTCAACCTTCTGGTTCCATATCAATCTCGATCTTAACCCGAATGCTATCAGCGAGATGCAGCCGACCCGCTGTCTGGTCGGCAAGCGTCTGGCCTACGTGGAGCCAAATGCGACGGCGGCGCAGTGTACGCTCGATGTGCTGAGCGAAACGCCGCTGGAGGTGATTTACAGCCCGTCGTTTTCCGCGCTGCCGCAGGCACACTACGACATGCTGCTGATGGCGATCCCGGTGACCGTGCGCGAGCCGCTGAGTATGCAGCATGACCGCCTGGCGCGTGCCGCGGCGATGACCGACTACCTGCTGCTGGCGCTGCCATGCCACGCGCAGGTTGACGCCGAATCGCTCAAACAGGATGGCGCGGCGGCCTGTCTGCTTAAACCGCTCACCTCGACGCGCCTGCTGCCTGCGTTAACGGAATATTGCCGCATCACGCGGCTGGCGGAGCTGCCCGCGCCCGACGAGACCAAATTGCCGATGTCAGTGATGGCGGTGGATGATAACCCCGCCAACCTGAAGCTGATTGGCGCGCTGCTTGAGGATCAGGTTCAGCAGGTGGAGTTATGTGAAAGCGGCCAGCAAGCCCTTGAGCGGGCGAAGCAGATGCAGTTCGATCTGGTGCTGATGGATATTCAGATGCCGGAGATGGACGGGATTCGCGCCTGCGAATTGATTCGCCAGCTGCCGCACCAGCAGCAGACGCCGGTGGTCGCCGTCACCGCCCATGCGATGGCCGGGCAGAAAGAGAAGCTGCTCAGCGCCGGGATGAATGACTACCTGGCGAAGCCGATTGAGGAGGAGAAGCTGCGGAACCTGCTGCTGCGCTATAAGCCCGGCCACAGCGTCGGCCCATGGTTGACGCCGCTGGAGCCGGAAGCAGAGCAGACGCCGCCAGTTATTACCGTGGATGATGAAACGACGCTCGACTGGCAGTTAGCGCTGCGTCAGGCAGCGGGGAAATCAGATTTGGCGCGCGATATGCTGCATATGCTGGTCGAATTTCTGCCAGAGATCCGCAATATGGTTGAAGAGCAGCTGGTCGGCGAAGCGCCCAGCGGGCTGGCGGAAGGGATCCATAAATTGCACGGCAGCTGCGGCTATAGCGGCGTACCGCGCCTGAAAAAGCTCTGCCATTTGCTTGAGCACCAGTTGCGCAGCGGCGTGGCCGCCGAAGATCTGGAGCCGGAGCTTCTCGAATTGCTCGACGAGATGGATAACGTAGCGCGCGAAGCGCACCGGTTGATTGGTTAA
- the relA gene encoding GTP diphosphokinase, giving the protein MVAVRSAHLNKAGEFDPAKWIASLGITSQPSCERLTETWAYCLRQTQGHPQAEILLSRGIEMVEILSMLSMDTDTLRAALLFPLADAEVVSEEVLRENVGAAVVELIHGVRDMAAIRQLKATHTDSVSSEQVDNVRRMLLAMVDDFRCVVIKLAERIAHLREVKDAPEDERVLAAKECTNIYAPLANRLGIGQLKWELEDYCFRYLHPEEYKRIAKLLHERRIDREHYIDEFVGHLRAEMKTEGVKAEVYGRPKHIYSIWRKMQKKHLAFDELFDVRAVRIVAERLQDCYAALGIVHTHYRHLPDEFDDYVANPKPNGYQSIHTVVLGPGGKTVEIQIRTRQMHEDAELGVAAHWKYKEGTATATGARSAHEDRIAWLRKLIAWQEEMADSGEMLDEVRSQVFDDRVYVFTPKGDVVDLPAGSTPLDFAYHIHSDVGHRCIGAKISGRIVPFTYQLQMGDQIEIITQKQPNPSRDWLNPNLGYVTTSRGRSKIHAWFRKQDRDKNILAGRQILDDELAHLGISLKEAEKHLLPRYNFNELDELLAAIGGGDIRLNQMVNFLQAQFNKPSAEEQDAAALKQLQQKTYAPQNRSKDNGRVVVEGVGNLMHHIARCCQPIPGDEIVGFITQGRGISIHRADCDQLEELRNVAPERIVDAVWGESYSAGYSLVVRVTANDRSGLLRDITTILANEKVNVLGVASRSDTREQLATIDMNIEIYNLQVLGRVLSKLNQVPDVIDARRLHGG; this is encoded by the coding sequence ATGGTTGCGGTACGCAGTGCGCATTTGAACAAAGCGGGTGAATTCGATCCGGCCAAATGGATCGCCAGTCTGGGCATTACCAGTCAGCCGTCGTGTGAACGCTTAACCGAAACCTGGGCTTATTGTCTGCGTCAAACTCAAGGGCATCCGCAGGCGGAGATCCTGCTTTCACGCGGGATCGAGATGGTGGAGATCCTCTCGATGCTGAGTATGGACACCGACACGCTGCGCGCCGCGCTGCTCTTCCCGCTCGCCGATGCGGAAGTGGTCAGCGAAGAGGTGCTGCGCGAAAACGTCGGCGCGGCGGTGGTTGAGCTGATCCACGGCGTGCGCGACATGGCCGCCATCCGCCAGTTAAAAGCGACTCATACCGATTCCGTCTCCTCCGAACAGGTGGATAACGTCCGCCGCATGCTGCTGGCGATGGTGGATGATTTCCGCTGCGTAGTCATCAAGCTTGCTGAACGTATCGCCCATCTGCGCGAAGTGAAAGATGCGCCGGAAGACGAGCGCGTGCTGGCGGCGAAAGAGTGTACCAACATCTATGCGCCACTGGCGAACCGCTTAGGTATCGGCCAGCTGAAGTGGGAGCTGGAGGATTACTGCTTCCGCTACCTGCACCCGGAAGAGTACAAACGCATCGCTAAGCTGCTGCACGAGCGCCGTATCGATCGCGAACACTACATTGATGAGTTTGTTGGCCACCTGCGCGCCGAGATGAAGACCGAAGGCGTCAAAGCCGAAGTCTATGGCCGCCCGAAACATATCTACAGCATCTGGCGCAAGATGCAGAAAAAGCACCTCGCTTTCGACGAGCTGTTTGATGTCCGCGCCGTGCGCATCGTCGCTGAACGGTTGCAGGATTGCTACGCCGCGCTGGGGATTGTGCATACCCACTATCGCCACCTGCCGGATGAGTTCGACGATTATGTCGCCAACCCGAAACCGAACGGTTACCAGTCCATCCATACGGTGGTACTCGGGCCGGGCGGTAAAACCGTTGAGATCCAGATCCGTACCCGCCAGATGCACGAAGATGCCGAGCTGGGCGTTGCCGCACACTGGAAGTACAAAGAGGGCACCGCGACGGCGACCGGCGCGCGTTCCGCACATGAAGATCGCATTGCCTGGCTGCGTAAGCTGATTGCCTGGCAGGAAGAGATGGCGGACTCCGGCGAAATGCTCGACGAGGTGCGCAGCCAGGTTTTCGACGACCGGGTCTACGTCTTTACGCCAAAAGGGGATGTGGTGGATCTGCCCGCTGGCTCCACGCCGCTGGACTTCGCTTACCATATTCACAGCGATGTGGGTCACCGCTGCATCGGCGCAAAAATCAGCGGCCGCATCGTGCCCTTTACCTATCAGCTGCAGATGGGCGATCAGATTGAGATCATCACCCAGAAACAGCCGAACCCGAGCCGCGACTGGCTCAACCCGAACCTCGGCTATGTCACCACCAGCCGCGGGCGCTCGAAGATCCACGCCTGGTTCCGCAAGCAGGATCGCGACAAGAACATTCTTGCCGGTCGCCAGATCCTCGACGATGAGCTGGCGCACCTCGGCATCAGCCTGAAAGAGGCGGAGAAGCACCTGCTGCCGCGCTACAACTTCAACGAGCTGGACGAGCTGCTGGCGGCGATTGGCGGCGGCGATATTCGCCTTAACCAGATGGTCAACTTCCTGCAGGCGCAGTTCAACAAGCCGAGCGCCGAGGAGCAGGATGCCGCTGCGCTCAAGCAGTTGCAGCAGAAGACCTACGCACCGCAGAACCGCAGCAAAGACAACGGGCGCGTGGTGGTGGAAGGGGTTGGCAACCTGATGCACCACATCGCGCGCTGCTGCCAGCCGATCCCTGGCGACGAAATCGTCGGCTTTATCACCCAGGGGCGCGGCATCTCGATTCACCGCGCCGACTGCGATCAGCTGGAAGAGCTGCGCAATGTCGCGCCGGAGCGCATCGTGGATGCCGTCTGGGGCGAAAGCTACTCGGCGGGCTACTCGCTGGTGGTGCGCGTCACGGCGAACGATCGCAGCGGGCTGCTGCGTGATATCACCACCATTCTCGCCAACGAAAAGGTCAACGTGCTGGGCGTTGCCAGCCGCAGCGACACCCGCGAGCAGCTGGCGACTATCGATATGAATATCGAAATCTACAACCTGCAGGTGCTGGGCCGCGTGCTTAGCAAACTGAATCAGGTGCCTGACGTTATCGACGCACGTCGCCTGCACGGCGGCTGA
- the eno gene encoding phosphopyruvate hydratase — protein MSKIVKVIGREIIDSRGNPTVEAEVHLEGGFVGLAAAPSGASTGSREALELRDGDKSRFLGKGVTKAVGAVNGPIAQALLGKDAKDQAGIDKIMIDLDGTENKSNFGANAILAVSLAAAKAAAASKGQPLYEHIAELNGTPGKYSMPVPMMNIINGGEHADNNVDIQEFMIQPVGASSVKEAIRMGSEVFHHLAKVLKSKGMNTAVGDEGGYAPNLGSNAEALAVIAEAVKAAGYELGKDITLAMDCAASEFYKDGKYVLAGEGNKAFSSEEFTHFLEELTKQYPIVSIEDGLDESDWDGFAYQTKVLGDKIQLVGDDLFVTNTKILKEGIDKGIANSILIKFNQIGSLTETLAAIKMAKDAGYTAVISHRSGETEDATIADLAVGTAAGQIKTGSMSRSDRVAKYNQLIRIEEALGEKAPYNGRKEIKGQA, from the coding sequence ATGTCCAAAATCGTTAAAGTCATCGGTCGTGAAATCATCGACTCCCGTGGTAACCCGACTGTTGAAGCAGAAGTTCACCTGGAAGGTGGTTTCGTTGGTCTGGCTGCCGCTCCGTCAGGTGCTTCCACTGGTTCCCGCGAAGCGCTGGAACTGCGCGATGGCGACAAATCCCGTTTCCTGGGTAAAGGCGTAACCAAAGCAGTTGGCGCAGTTAACGGCCCGATTGCTCAGGCGCTGCTTGGCAAAGATGCCAAAGACCAGGCTGGCATCGATAAGATCATGATCGATCTGGACGGTACTGAGAACAAATCTAACTTCGGCGCCAACGCTATCCTAGCGGTCTCCCTGGCTGCTGCGAAAGCTGCTGCTGCCTCTAAAGGCCAGCCGCTGTACGAGCACATCGCTGAACTGAACGGCACCCCGGGCAAATACTCCATGCCGGTTCCGATGATGAACATCATCAACGGCGGCGAGCACGCTGACAACAACGTCGACATCCAGGAATTCATGATCCAGCCGGTTGGCGCTTCCAGCGTTAAAGAAGCGATCCGCATGGGTTCTGAAGTGTTCCATCACCTGGCGAAAGTGCTGAAGTCTAAAGGCATGAACACCGCTGTTGGTGACGAAGGTGGCTACGCGCCGAACCTGGGTTCCAACGCCGAAGCGCTGGCTGTTATCGCTGAAGCGGTAAAAGCAGCAGGCTACGAACTGGGCAAAGACATCACTCTGGCGATGGACTGCGCAGCATCTGAATTCTACAAAGACGGCAAATATGTGCTGGCTGGCGAAGGCAACAAAGCCTTCTCTTCTGAAGAGTTCACTCACTTCCTGGAAGAGCTGACCAAACAGTACCCGATCGTCTCCATCGAAGATGGCCTGGACGAATCTGACTGGGACGGCTTTGCATACCAGACCAAAGTGCTGGGCGACAAAATCCAGCTGGTGGGCGACGACCTGTTCGTAACCAACACCAAGATCCTGAAAGAAGGTATCGACAAAGGTATCGCTAACTCCATCCTGATCAAATTCAACCAGATCGGTTCTCTGACCGAAACTCTGGCTGCCATCAAGATGGCGAAAGATGCGGGCTACACTGCCGTTATCTCTCACCGCTCTGGCGAAACTGAAGACGCAACCATCGCTGACCTGGCGGTAGGTACTGCGGCTGGCCAGATCAAAACCGGTTCCATGAGCCGTTCTGACCGCGTTGCTAAATACAACCAGCTGATTCGTATCGAAGAAGCGCTGGGTGAAAAAGCACCGTACAACGGTCGTAAAGAGATCAAAGGCCAGGCATAA